The segment CACATGCGGCTGCGACACCGTGGCCAAGCCCTCGCTTTTGGAATGTAAACGCTGTATTTCTAGGTGTAACTGTAGCTGTGCGGATTAGGAACGTAGCGACTTAATGCTCTCTCTTTGATGTTGCAATAATATGTTGAATAGTGTTGGATCTTTGTCGTTTaactttatatgttatataatgtTGAATGCTTACCTATATACTACTATCGTTCATATATCAATCACACAAAATCTAAGAGTAAAGAGACATATCCTGATATCCCCACAGCTTCTCCTAGGATAAACAACTCGTGGGATAGCCTGATGAGGCTACGCCGAGAGAAAGAGAACCGACTGTTAATAGGAGTGTATActtattgttattatatatacaagCCAGTTTAATAACAAGAAATACACTATCATTGGTAACAGATAGGAAAACTATATACTGTATCCATTCTGTGTTAGgggaaaaaagaacaaaatatccACAAAGTAAAAAAGTATGGAAAGAATAATAACTCGAGTAATAACCCCACACACATGTTATAGTCTCGTAGCCAAAAGAAACTAATTGTGAGTAGTCGTTAATCATAAGTCGATGCACTTTCTTCTCTCCCAATGAGACACTAGTAGTAAGGAGGGGAGGCATATGAGACACTTGGAAACGGTGGAAGAGACGTGTCGGGGTAGGAAGAAGGCGGTGGTGTTGTGTAAGAATTTTCAGGAGCTCGTTCATAACTTGGTGATGCTTGTGGAGGATTGCCGTCCTTACATCCCTTTGATGGCGGCGGAGACTGGCTTGGTGAATAGTAATACTCAGTTGGTGGTGGAGGACTTGGTGTTTCCCATGGATAGTAAACCGGTGTTGGTGGTGGAGGACTTGGTGTTTCCCACGGATAGTAAACtggtgatggtggtggtggactTTGTGTTTCCGATGGATAGTATACGGGTGATGTTGGTGGTGGACTTTGTGTCATGGGTGCGTAGTATACAATAGGCGGTGGTTGACTTGGAGTAGGCGGAGGTGGAGGAGATGAGTATACATAAGGTGGTGGAGGCGGAGGGTAAGCTCGAACGGTAGGCGACATCTTGGACGACGGTGGTGGAGGCGAAATGTAAACATAAATTGGCGGAGGAAGCATCCGAAAAGCAGGCGACATCTTGAACGTCGGCGGAGGTGGAGAGAAGATGTTAAAACAACCAAACTTACTGCAATCAACAGGACGAGCGAGCAGAGATAAACACTCTTCAGCCGATCTCTGACGATCCATACCAGCAATACAGTTCATAGAGCCGTTCACAATGGCCTCGGTTACAGACAAAGCTGCGCATATAGGAGCACGGCCGGTGAAGAAGTTGGAAGCGTAAGTGAAGTTCTCAAGGTTAGGAAGCTGGCAGATACTTGGAGGAATAAGTCCTGAGAAGCCATTGTTAGCCACATGAAGCTCTTCTAAGCTCTTCATGTTGCCAATGCTAGACGGTAACACACCACGTAGAGTGTTTGAACTGATGTCGAAAACCGTCACGTTCTTGAGGTTTCCTATCTGAGGAGGTAAGCAACCGGTTAAGTTATCGTTGGAGAGGATAAGCTCGTTGAGTGTCTTCCCCATTTGAACGATACTTCCCGGTATGCATCCGCCAAGATCGTTGTCTGCGAGAACCAGAGCAGAAACAGGGGAGTTCCCCATGTTGTCGGGAATACCGAACCGAAACCTGTTATGGTTCAAGAAAATAGCGTCGAGCTTTCTGTCGAAGAGCTTTGAAGGGATCTTGCCTTCGAACTCGTTGAAGCGGAGATCCAAGAACTTGAGAGAAGGCAAAGAGAGGACAACGTTAGGGAACTTCCCAACCAGCCTGTTGTTGCTAAGATCAAGCTCGTGGAGAAGCTTCATGCGGTTAAATGTCAGAGGAACTTCACCGCAGAAACGGTTCGAGTTAAGGTGGAAGAGGGCGAGATCAGAAAGGAGACCAAGCTCGGCAGGCAAGTAACCAGCCATGTCGGCGTGGTTGAGGTCAATGCCCGCAACGACACTGGTTTTAGGGTATGAGTTTGGAGAAGGAGCACAGTAGATTCCATTGTAGGAGCAAACATCTGAGCCGTTCCAGTTGGCTGTGAAGTTGAAAGGGTCAGAGAAGATTGTTTGTTTCCATGATTGGAGAGCAATGTAGGCTTCACGTAGCTTCGGGTTTTCAAACTTGAGTTTTGGGTCTACTTTGATATGATCTCCCAAGCCGCTTTCGTTGCGCTCATCTGCTTTGATCTGTAGTAAAAAAATGGAGGAGagcaagaggaggaagaagacaagacgAAGAGGAGGGATCAGCATTTCTTATGGGTCAAGAAACCCACTTTTTTTTGGCTTATGATAACATCTATTATCTCTCTGTGCTCTTCTTCTATATAAAACAGTTTTGAAACTCCAAAGTCGTGTCTCTTTCCATCTCTctcattttccttttctttttttttttgctgcatTTGTCAATTAGTTACATGTTTACACGTAGAGGATACAAAAAAGAGCTGATCTTAGCGCAGAGGTGAAACCATAGTCACTGATTTTTCTAACTTGGATGCACGTTCCAAATCAGCGGTCAACctttaatcatataaaatacaGTTAAATATGTTTGTAACTCAAAATGACATTGGTGCGGTGCATGATCTATGGAAAAGAAGCGGTCAAAGAAAGACAGACCTGTAAGCACGACCAAGTGGGAACAGAACTTGGACGCAAGTCTGTCATAGGATTAGGAAACGTGTATATATCTATCATCATTCCTTAGATTTTTATCCCTATGATAATGAGTTGTTCACCAGTTGCTAAGTCCTCCAAATGTGAGCAACAAACATAAACTCAAAACAATTTCTTTCGGTTAGTAGAATAATAAGAATAGCTTGATCTAACCTCTATGTTTTCGTTCTTTATAGTGTTTTAAAGCGATTCTCTGGTACAAGATGCTGGTGTGAGCTCAGCTAGCAGACACAACATCAAGTAAGGAATATAAAATCATAGAATAAGATGTGATCAACAagtccaaagaaaaaaatatataaatatatataggttAGAACTTAGAACTTCCATGGCTAGATATCTTACTTTCAAGGAACGTGTCCAGGACTCCAGGGTAGTTAAATAAGGCAAAGCACATTTTTGAAGTGTTTTGCATGCTCTGGAGGTTGATCCAAGGTGATGCATAGTCCCTAAAAGTAAAGCAAAGAATGTCCAATAAAGCACGTGGAATTGAAAGATACCTCAGATATTCTCGAGAAGATCATTTGAAGGCTCAAACAACAAAGCAAACTACAATATGTGCAGAAATATCTTATTATCCGTGAATCTAAATAGCTATAACATTCAACGTTTTGAAACTCAACCAAGCTCGAATGCTTTGATCAAGGTAAAGCAGAGACATGAAGATACAGAGAGCAACCTTAGACCATTATTCCAGTAAAAGCTTACCATGATCAAGTTTCATTTTGTCATCAATCGATGATTCCATGCTACATTAGAAAGCCAGAGACAGTCTCAAGCTCAAATTCAAAGCTTATATTAACAGGAAAGCTATCTTATCAGCATGTTTAAAATACAATCAAATGGACAATGTATTCATATGACTCAGAACTATCCATAATCAAGAATCTGATAGATATCAAATATCTCTACACGGACTTGGCATGTGCAGAGATGACGTGGACAAAGAAATATAGTAATTGAAAGACTCTAAGCGGTTCAGAAGCTTTGCCGTTGGATTCTGGAGGCAGCTAGAGATTGAAGAAGACGATGTATAAATAGGAAAGCTCGAGTGATGTGGAGATCATGCTTATGATGTTGATGTGATTCAAGCGCTATGAGCTTGGAGGTGATGATCGCCATGAGATCATCTCTACGATCGCTATGAGATCGTATTTCTATCTGTTATAAGCGTCGTTGTTCTTGTAATCTGACATTGAAGACCAATAAAGGAGATAGAGATTTCTACAATCTATCATTGGTGCGGCGAAACTTGATCGGAACCACCGCGAAGGTACGAGATGGTGGAAACGAGTAACTGTGGTGATCGAGAGAAGACGACAACCGGAGATTCGACAAAATCGATGGCTCTACAACTGATTCAAGAAGAGATGGAGCTTACGAAGCATAAATACGAGCAACTAGCTCGGAGTGATCGAGCTACGACGACGGCGAAGGTCGAGCCGGTGGAAAAGAAGATCGAAGCATTATCGAAGAAGATGACCTTTCTCACGGATCGATTGCAACCTCCGATCGATCAGGTACCGATCATTTTAACTGAACCGGAGCAAAATCATACACAGCTAGGTTATCGGGGAATCAATGATACTGTAGCCAATCGAGAAACGAAATTGAGAAAATTTGATATGTCTGTGTTTGCTGGTCCTTTGCCATTTGATTGGATCTCGAGAGTGGAGAGGTTCTTCAGGTTTGGGAATTATACAGAGGAAGACAAGTTACACCTAGTATCATTGAGTTTGGAGGGGCCAGCGTTGCAGTGGTTCAATGGTGAATTGATCAGTGATCCATTCTTGAACTGGGAGCAGTTTAAGGAGAGAATGCTAGACAGATTTGGAGGCCCTATCGACGATGATCCAGAAGCAAGGCTTTTCTGTTTAAGGCAAGAAGGAGACATTGGTGATTATGTCAATGAATTTGAGTCGTCGAGGAATCAGGTGACAGGACTAGATGAGAAGACTTTGATCAAAGTGTTCTTTAATGGTCTCAAATCAGAGATGAAGGAGGTCATTAGAATAAAAAAACCAGTGCGCTTGATGGATTACAAATTAGCGGTTAGCAAAGAAGTAGTTTTTGGGACAGAAGTGAAACAGATTCTCGTTGCTAAAGAGCATCATGAGACAGCACGAGAGAAGCATAGCACAACTGTGGAAGAAGTTTCTTTGACCTCTGTTGCAGAAGTACACCAGCAAGATTTGGTTTGCGAGATTGTTCCTGAACCAGATATGGTGAAACATATGGCTTTCTCAACGGTGGATGAATTATATGTGAGTCCTAGTGATCGTCTTGTTAATAATTGCTCTTCACCAGAGTTACTGCTCAAGCAAGACTCAGTTCTTAATGCCCTTCACGAGCCAGGGAAAGCAGATTCATGTATGGAGAAGCAACAGAAGTTTTCTAAAGGCTGGAAATTTAAGTTTAAATCCAAACCTTTTCAGACGTTCTGGCTTCGAAGGTTGGTGAACTTACACCAAGTTTCACCGTGGGAGTCTAGAGATATTCTCAGTGGTTCGGAACGTCAGTTGCGGCGTTTAAGCAGTTCTCCATATCAACCCGAAGTAGTCCACCCTCTTTCATGT is part of the Raphanus sativus cultivar WK10039 chromosome 5, ASM80110v3, whole genome shotgun sequence genome and harbors:
- the LOC108836486 gene encoding leucine-rich repeat extensin-like protein 1; protein product: MLIPPLRLVFFLLLLSSIFLLQIKADERNESGLGDHIKVDPKLKFENPKLREAYIALQSWKQTIFSDPFNFTANWNGSDVCSYNGIYCAPSPNSYPKTSVVAGIDLNHADMAGYLPAELGLLSDLALFHLNSNRFCGEVPLTFNRMKLLHELDLSNNRLVGKFPNVVLSLPSLKFLDLRFNEFEGKIPSKLFDRKLDAIFLNHNRFRFGIPDNMGNSPVSALVLADNDLGGCIPGSIVQMGKTLNELILSNDNLTGCLPPQIGNLKNVTVFDISSNTLRGVLPSSIGNMKSLEELHVANNGFSGLIPPSICQLPNLENFTYASNFFTGRAPICAALSVTEAIVNGSMNCIAGMDRQRSAEECLSLLARPVDCSKFGCFNIFSPPPPTFKMSPAFRMLPPPIYVYISPPPPSSKMSPTVRAYPPPPPPYVYSSPPPPPTPSQPPPIVYYAPMTQSPPPTSPVYYPSETQSPPPPSPVYYPWETPSPPPPTPVYYPWETPSPPPPTEYYYSPSQSPPPSKGCKDGNPPQASPSYERAPENSYTTPPPSSYPDTSLPPFPSVSYASPPYY